The Streptomyces sp. NBC_00775 genome includes the window TCGCCCCGAAGTGCTGCCGCAAGTCATGCGCGAGCTCGCTTGAGACAGCCCGATCCCGACCGATGCGCACCCATCGGCAGGACATCCCTTCCCGGGGTGCGGGCGATGTGCGCGCGGGATACGCTTTTGACAGCAAGGTCAGGTTCTCCAGGCGGTTTTGCGGACGCCGGTCGCCTTATTCGCGATGACCAATTTTTCTGCGGAGACCTTTGACGAGCGCGGTGCGCCCCTTCGCATAGGCAGGGGTGGGCAACGGCCGAATCCCTTCTCGCGGAGGCTTGTCTCGCGCCGCGCGCGCCGGAGTTGGGGCTGGATCAGGGCCCGCGGCCTTGCCTCACTGGAATGGAGGCCGGGATGAGAGTTGTCGTTGATCTTTCCCGATGCCAAGGGTATGCGCAGTGCGCGTTCCTGGCCCCGGACGCTTTCCGGATGCACGGCGAGGAAGCGCTGATGTACAACCCGAAGCCCGACGACGTCCAGCGCGAGCAGGTGTTGCGCGCCGCGGCAGCCTGCCCGCTCCAGGCAATTCTGGTCGACCAGTTGGAGGGGCGGGACGTACCGGTGGAGGCGTCGCCGTCATGAGCAGCGCTGACACCCTGCAAGCGTTCAAGCGCGATGGCCG containing:
- a CDS encoding ferredoxin, producing MRVVVDLSRCQGYAQCAFLAPDAFRMHGEEALMYNPKPDDVQREQVLRAAAACPLQAILVDQLEGRDVPVEASPS